The Carassius carassius chromosome 28, fCarCar2.1, whole genome shotgun sequence region TTCAATGAGATTTACTGGCGTTACACAACTGTGTAGCTGTCCTGGAAACAAATTTTTGTTGCCAGAttgatacactgaaaaaaaaaaaaagatttgtgatgTTAGTGGCACCAGTtttgtaaatgtgtaaaagaCAGTCCCTTGCAGAATCGGACAGTCAGTTCTCAATTAATCTTTCCACGCTGGACTGTTATTGTTTTATGAAGTAGCCCATTTAAGTTAAATTGCATGCGAATCAAAAACCGTGGTGGGACGCTTTACTTTACATGGGCAGATCTTGGACAGAATGGGCTACAAAGTGGCAGAGAGTCAAAAAGATGTGTATTTTCAGACAAACCATAGAAAGAAATgattcttttatttataaatgtgctTTAAGGTTTGGAAAGTGGCAGTACAGACTGATCACAACATCATTCATGATACAAAAGTTGACTGAATCAGTTTTACAGTACTCAGAATTACTACCACTCCTTTGTTTTACATCTACATTATGTGTAAACAAAGGGAAAGCACTCAAAGAAATTTAAAGAACACAAAATGTGTGAGAAATGTGTACAAAccagtaaaaacaaataattcTGCTAATACTATTCAAGTGAGAACTCATCGAGGAGATGTGAAACTGAAATAACATCAGATTCCTGATCACTGCAGGAACTCTGCAATAAAGTGGCCAAGTGCCCTAAAAGTGTTTCAGAAATGTGGTCTaaaaaggatattttttttttatatttagtaaaacCACTGGGATTGTCATTATGACTGTGCAGCAGTCCTAGACCACCAACTCAAAATGAAAGCAAGAAGTGTTTCAACACctgattgttttgtgtttgtctgGATTCAGGAGCTCTTGAATCATAAATCAGACGTTCATACTCAGTCACAGCCTACAGCTTAAAATGCTTCCTGCTTTAAATTTAGTCAGTGACAATAGTATAATGCACCAAAAGCAATGTTGTGCAGGGACAGTTGTTTGGTCCGCAAACATAACACTACATCAAGAACATTAGTAGtactcttaaaggaacagttcacagtTTATGAACATGAACAGTTTTTTTAACCTTCATGTTATACTAAACTCCATTTTAGTTCTTCTTCAGGACACAAAAGAAGTAATTTGCTGCTCTTGATCTGCACAACGAGTGCATTCAGTAACAAGCGAACTGCGAACTCATTAGAATATAGTGCAGAAGTCGTACGGACTTTTAGGGAACTTACTTGCTTTTTTGAGCTTGAAAGTTTTGCATTCATTGAATATTTATCAAAAGTGTTATTTGCATTCCACTAAAAGTCATATCGTTTTGGAAGGACTTGAAGGATGACAGATTTGTACAGAATATTTAGGTAACCATACCTCTTCCTCATCTTTCCTTGCCGTTCCCTCATTCACGTTCACATATTACAGGACAGTTTGGTGGCAGGCCTGCTGGTAACTGGTCGCGTTGACAATATTAAACATATCATTTCTCACAAACGACATGAAATTACCCAGAGGGCATAGCGACTGAGCAGAGTGTCGATTGTGTTCACGGCAGAAGGCTGTGTCAAAGGTCAAGTCCTCTCCGTTATAGAGAACACGGATGAACATGTTCTTCATCCACTGTCCTCGTTTTCTATCACTCTTTCTCTCATTGTCTTTCGCTTCTGGTCCGTTCCACAGCTCAAACACCAGCCTCGCTGCAAACTTTGGAAATCCGGCCCTTTCCAGACCAAGCGCACACAGCACCGGGGCCATTGTTACGTCGTGAGCAGATGCTAAAGCGAAGACCACCTCTTCCGTTCCTCTGCGTGTTTGGCTTGCTCTGACAATCCTCTCCATCCGTGTTGCAGTACGGTTTAAGTACGGATGTGCCGCGAGCACAGCATATCGGCGGTAAAGCCCCGCCTCCCGCCGCTCCAGTTCATCATCTTTCTGCTGCCGTCGAATCACAGCAAAGTGCTGCAGTGTAAGACACGCCCCCTCATCCGGAGCGTTTGATGTAGTCCGTGTGCTAGTGCATGGGAAAGCAAGACCATGACAAAAGTGACACAACAATGCATCCACCGGATTGGCCGCCCTCAGAATTTTTGTGGCCACGCCCAGCGTCTTCGCCATTGTGACGTATGTGCGCTCCAGTTCTGTGTCTGCAGTCCTCTGCCGATACTGCCTGCGCTGCTCCTGCTCCAGGAACCGGTTCCGCGCGGGACAGTCGCACA contains the following coding sequences:
- the LOC132107726 gene encoding 2-phosphoxylose phosphatase 1-like isoform X3 produces the protein MSIALRINQLTVILLSVHLIPTNPVAEQMSLGKSRKRVNPVLHTDAPAPDPIRDSHRYCNYPNLTEHSWEGHSPADYRLLSVHVMIRHGDRFPLYSIPKTKKPAIDCVLSDKRKPSHPLLASFISHMALGGRGHWDASLGSLPRLPNHSTCEMGELTQTGVVQHLKNGDHLRQAYIKRHNLLTADWSPRQLWVETTGKSRTLQSGLAFLFGFLPRFDWSRLTVRQQWSTLFCGSLCDCPARNRFLEQEQRRQYRQRTADTELERTYVTMAKTLGVATKILRAANPVDALLCHFCHGLAFPCTSTRTTSNAPDEGACLTLQHFAVIRRQQKDDELERREAGLYRRYAVLAAHPYLNRTATRMERIVRASQTRRGTEEVVFALASAHDVTMAPVLCALGLERAGFPKFAARLVFELWNGPEAKDNERKSDRKRGQWMKNMFIRVLYNGEDLTFDTAFCREHNRHSAQSLCPLGNFMSFVRNDMFNIVNATSYQQACHQTVL
- the LOC132107726 gene encoding 2-phosphoxylose phosphatase 1-like isoform X2, producing MSLGKSRKRVNPVLHTDAPAPDPIRDSHRYCNYPNLTEHSWEGHSPADYRLLSVHVMIRHGDRFPLYSIPKTKKPAIDCVLSDKRKPSHPLLASFISHMALGGRGHWDASLGSLPRLPNHSTCEMGELTQTGVVQHLKNGDHLRQAYIKRHNLLTADWSPRQLWVETTGKSRTLQSGLAFLFGFLPRFDWSRLTVRQQWSTLFCGSLCDCPARNRFLEQEQRRQYRQRTADTELERTYVTMAKTLGVATKILRAANPVDALLCHFCHGLAFPCTSTRTTSNAPDEGACLTLQHFAVIRRQQKDDELERREAGLYRRYAVLAAHPYLNRTATRMERIVRASQTRRGTEEVVFALASAHDVTMAPVLCALGLERAGFPKFAARLVFELWNGPEAKDNERKSDRKRGQWMKNMFIRVLYNGEDLTFDTAFCREHNRHSAQSLCPLGNFMSFVRNDMFNIVNATSYQQACHQTVL
- the LOC132107726 gene encoding 2-phosphoxylose phosphatase 1-like isoform X1 translates to MLARSRFMLVLVVGALLAVLSFSLQYLHLIPTNPVAEQMSLGKSRKRVNPVLHTDAPAPDPIRDSHRYCNYPNLTEHSWEGHSPADYRLLSVHVMIRHGDRFPLYSIPKTKKPAIDCVLSDKRKPSHPLLASFISHMALGGRGHWDASLGSLPRLPNHSTCEMGELTQTGVVQHLKNGDHLRQAYIKRHNLLTADWSPRQLWVETTGKSRTLQSGLAFLFGFLPRFDWSRLTVRQQWSTLFCGSLCDCPARNRFLEQEQRRQYRQRTADTELERTYVTMAKTLGVATKILRAANPVDALLCHFCHGLAFPCTSTRTTSNAPDEGACLTLQHFAVIRRQQKDDELERREAGLYRRYAVLAAHPYLNRTATRMERIVRASQTRRGTEEVVFALASAHDVTMAPVLCALGLERAGFPKFAARLVFELWNGPEAKDNERKSDRKRGQWMKNMFIRVLYNGEDLTFDTAFCREHNRHSAQSLCPLGNFMSFVRNDMFNIVNATSYQQACHQTVL